The following coding sequences are from one Shewanella eurypsychrophilus window:
- a CDS encoding bifunctional tRNA (adenosine(37)-C2)-methyltransferase TrmG/ribosomal RNA large subunit methyltransferase RlmN: MSEKKINLLDLDRKGLRALFTDMGEKPFRADQLMKWIYHFGMSDFEQMTNINKVLRAKLAARCEIIAPEISSYQKSEDGTIKFAINVGDGQEVETVYIPEGDRATLCVSSQVGCALECTFCSTAQQGFNRNLTVSEIVGQIWRVADFIGFVKTTGERPITNVVMMGMGEPLLNLKNVIPAMDIMLDDFGFSLSKRRVTVSTSGVVPALDMLGDALDVALAVSIHAPNDELRDVLVPVNKKYPLEEFLASIRRYIAKSNANRGRVTVEYVMLDHINDSTDQAHELAKLMKDTPCKVNLIPFNPYPGSPYGRSSNSRIDRFSKVLMEYGLTVIVRKTRGDDIDAACGQLAGDIRDRTKRLAKKRMQESQISVTIN; the protein is encoded by the coding sequence ATGAGTGAAAAGAAGATCAATCTATTGGATCTTGATCGTAAAGGATTAAGAGCGTTATTCACCGATATGGGTGAAAAACCATTCCGTGCCGATCAGTTGATGAAATGGATTTATCATTTTGGCATGAGTGATTTTGAACAAATGACTAACATCAACAAAGTATTACGCGCCAAGCTTGCTGCTCGTTGTGAAATTATTGCGCCTGAGATATCAAGCTATCAAAAATCTGAAGATGGCACCATTAAATTTGCCATCAATGTCGGCGACGGCCAAGAAGTTGAAACGGTTTACATCCCTGAAGGTGATAGAGCAACACTTTGTGTGTCATCACAGGTGGGTTGTGCACTGGAATGTACATTCTGTTCGACGGCACAACAGGGCTTTAACCGTAATCTGACCGTTTCAGAAATCGTTGGCCAAATTTGGCGAGTTGCTGATTTTATTGGTTTTGTTAAAACAACGGGTGAACGTCCTATTACTAACGTCGTGATGATGGGGATGGGTGAGCCGTTGTTAAACCTTAAAAACGTGATCCCAGCGATGGATATCATGCTTGACGATTTTGGTTTCAGCCTCTCTAAACGCCGCGTAACCGTTTCAACCTCTGGGGTTGTTCCTGCGCTTGATATGCTTGGGGACGCACTGGATGTCGCCCTTGCTGTGAGCATTCATGCACCAAATGATGAATTGCGTGATGTGTTAGTGCCGGTGAACAAAAAATATCCATTAGAAGAGTTTTTAGCGAGTATTCGCCGCTATATTGCTAAGTCTAATGCTAACCGTGGCCGTGTTACCGTTGAATATGTCATGCTAGATCATATCAATGACAGTACCGATCAGGCTCACGAATTGGCTAAGTTAATGAAAGACACGCCATGTAAGGTTAATTTAATTCCATTTAACCCTTATCCTGGTTCACCTTATGGTCGCTCTTCTAATTCTCGCATCGATCGTTTCTCTAAAGTGCTTATGGAATACGGTCTCACAGTGATTGTAAGAAAGACTCGTGGAGATGATATTGATGCCGCTTGTGGCCAGCTTGCCGGCGATATTAGAGATAGAACCAAGCGTTTAGCGAAAAAACGCATGCAAGAAAGTCAAATTTCAGTCACAATAAACTAA
- a CDS encoding bifunctional metallophosphatase/5'-nucleotidase: MPYTLKLAHINDTHSHFDASRVKLSLNAQAKQFDIYSHSGGYARIKYQISQAKEQASKDNQAFLFLHAGDSFQGTLYFRQFKGVANAHLLNQLQPDAMVLGNHEIDAGNAPVLSFLNNIEFPLLAGNMDLSQEDPHKTSPMRGHPRLFDYDNETGLAKVLFKQIHDKPLAIIGITLDQMTDIARPDPDTLFVNAVDTTRKTVRQLKSQGIDHIILLSHLGLDQDRALAQAIDGISLIVGGHSHTLQGDFKPLGLSATVYGEQINGTPILHAGKHAETFGLADIRFDANGVVTQLNGHNYFMLDQQFILESEQGVTPEDYDAVRLQLETHPGILWQQEDPSITEIIATQYRPSIEALDKQVLGFVPKDLIHTRLPSKALPHGSEIAPWVCKSIYHEARRIHDNIDFALHNAGGVRQSLSKGNLTLADVVGRLLPFDLPLVKYQILGLYLFDALESAINSATNNSVTGTGAGSFPYTYGLKYCYDGRKPLGRRILSLEILCSTSFEETWIAVDKQQKYVGVSSAYTASGKEGYQPLLNAQWQRPIAELTLPNAFIRFMERAQTLENKLSPQLSYTSHR; this comes from the coding sequence ATGCCTTATACCTTAAAACTTGCCCACATCAACGACACCCACTCTCACTTCGATGCTAGCCGCGTAAAGCTCAGCTTAAACGCTCAAGCTAAACAGTTCGATATCTATAGTCACAGTGGCGGTTATGCGCGGATCAAATACCAGATCAGCCAGGCAAAAGAACAGGCCAGCAAAGATAATCAAGCTTTTCTGTTCCTACATGCTGGGGACAGTTTTCAGGGCACCTTATATTTCAGACAATTCAAAGGTGTGGCTAATGCCCATTTGCTCAATCAGCTACAACCCGATGCCATGGTTCTGGGTAACCATGAGATCGATGCGGGTAATGCACCCGTTTTATCTTTCCTGAATAATATTGAATTTCCCTTACTGGCAGGAAATATGGATCTCAGTCAGGAAGACCCTCATAAAACCAGCCCAATGCGCGGTCATCCAAGATTATTCGATTATGATAATGAAACCGGCTTAGCCAAAGTATTATTTAAGCAGATCCATGATAAGCCTTTAGCAATTATAGGTATCACGTTAGATCAAATGACTGATATCGCTAGACCCGATCCAGATACGCTTTTTGTCAACGCTGTCGACACAACAAGAAAAACAGTTAGGCAGCTAAAATCTCAGGGCATTGATCACATTATACTGCTGAGTCACCTAGGTTTAGATCAAGATAGAGCACTGGCACAGGCTATCGATGGGATCAGCCTCATTGTCGGCGGGCATAGCCATACTCTACAGGGAGACTTTAAACCTCTTGGCTTAAGCGCGACGGTTTATGGTGAACAAATCAATGGCACACCGATATTACATGCAGGTAAACATGCCGAAACTTTCGGTTTGGCTGACATCAGATTCGATGCCAATGGAGTAGTGACCCAGCTCAATGGTCACAACTATTTCATGTTAGATCAGCAGTTTATTCTTGAGTCTGAACAAGGGGTCACACCCGAGGATTATGACGCTGTCCGCTTGCAATTAGAAACACATCCCGGGATCCTCTGGCAACAAGAAGATCCCAGCATCACTGAGATCATCGCCACTCAATACCGCCCATCGATTGAAGCATTAGATAAGCAAGTTTTAGGATTTGTTCCTAAAGATCTTATTCACACACGTTTACCCAGTAAGGCTTTACCTCATGGTAGTGAAATTGCACCTTGGGTGTGCAAAAGCATCTACCACGAAGCAAGACGTATCCATGATAATATTGATTTTGCGCTGCATAATGCCGGCGGTGTGCGCCAATCACTCAGTAAAGGCAATTTAACCTTAGCGGATGTTGTCGGTAGACTACTGCCATTTGACTTACCTTTAGTAAAATATCAAATTCTGGGGCTGTATCTATTTGATGCTCTCGAGTCAGCGATTAACTCAGCCACCAATAACAGCGTGACCGGTACAGGGGCTGGCAGCTTTCCTTACACCTATGGGCTTAAGTATTGCTATGACGGCAGAAAACCACTAGGCAGGCGTATCCTCTCATTGGAGATACTTTGTTCTACCAGCTTCGAGGAAACCTGGATTGCAGTCGATAAACAGCAGAAATATGTGGGTGTATCGTCAGCATATACGGCTTCAGGTAAAGAGGGCTATCAGCCTCTGCTTAATGCCCAATGGCAAAGGCCTATTGCAGAATTGACCTTACCCAATGCCTTTATTCGTTTCATGGAGCGGGCACAGACGCTGGAAAATAAGCTTTCTCCTCAGCTCAGCTATACCAGTCACAGATAG
- a CDS encoding DUF3820 family protein: MNEQMLLDAINQKMPFGKYAGRKLLQLPEPYLVWFHSKGFPEGKLGEQLALMYEIKLNGLEGMLEPLLEKSSHRF; the protein is encoded by the coding sequence ATGAATGAACAGATGTTACTTGATGCAATTAATCAAAAAATGCCCTTCGGCAAATATGCTGGCAGAAAATTGCTGCAGTTGCCAGAGCCTTACTTGGTGTGGTTTCATTCGAAAGGTTTTCCTGAAGGAAAGCTCGGAGAGCAATTAGCCTTAATGTATGAGATTAAACTTAACGGTTTAGAAGGTATGCTAGAGCCGCTATTGGAAAAATCCAGTCATAGGTTCTAA
- a CDS encoding GNAT family N-acetyltransferase — MYSVIPYQAAYAPSVSQLFHDAIHAIDESQYSAADKSAWSAKPRSAYHWHKRMSQTKAWLVVDSSVISAGKHICCGFTNIETGYYGQGYIDSLYVHPAHQGEGLAKSLYETMEVWARAQGYTDLTVDASRLSKSLFLSYGFKVNHKSYQEKLGQIIMGYLMSKPLTDLKRQRCHTQGLT, encoded by the coding sequence ATGTATTCAGTTATCCCCTATCAAGCGGCTTATGCACCAAGTGTTAGTCAGCTTTTCCACGATGCCATTCATGCTATAGATGAGTCGCAATACAGTGCAGCAGATAAGTCTGCTTGGTCAGCTAAGCCCAGATCTGCTTACCACTGGCACAAACGCATGAGCCAGACAAAAGCCTGGCTCGTGGTTGATAGCAGTGTCATATCAGCAGGAAAGCATATCTGTTGTGGCTTTACCAACATTGAGACGGGCTATTATGGCCAAGGTTATATTGATAGCTTGTATGTACACCCCGCACATCAAGGAGAAGGTCTTGCTAAATCTTTATATGAGACCATGGAAGTATGGGCGAGGGCGCAGGGTTATACTGATCTAACAGTCGATGCATCTCGTTTGTCAAAGTCACTGTTTCTTTCCTATGGCTTTAAGGTTAATCATAAAAGCTATCAGGAAAAGTTAGGTCAGATCATTATGGGTTATTTGATGAGTAAGCCGTTAACGGATTTAAAGAGGCAACGGTGCCACACACAAGGGCTAACATAA
- a CDS encoding pirin family protein yields MIDIRLANQRGRGQFSWLSSKHSFSFADYHDTERMVFSSLRVINDDTVAAAAGFDTHGHRDMEIISYVTMGEMAHKDSKGNIQALPAGEFQLMSAGRGIYHSEFNVSQDSPLQFLQIWIEPNELGGEASYQQKSFTQTGPITAIVTPSGEAGTLKVKQDAYLYRLSLAAQQQVSYDIKPLRKVYIHLIQGQLTIGGAKLTAGDGAAITHLSQLELQAQGDKEAIGLLFDLA; encoded by the coding sequence ATGATTGATATCAGACTCGCGAATCAAAGAGGCAGGGGTCAGTTTAGCTGGCTAAGCAGTAAACACAGCTTTTCATTTGCTGACTACCATGACACTGAACGTATGGTTTTTTCATCACTGAGAGTCATCAATGATGACACTGTCGCTGCAGCTGCTGGGTTCGACACTCATGGTCACAGAGATATGGAGATAATCAGTTATGTCACCATGGGTGAAATGGCCCACAAAGACAGCAAAGGTAACATCCAGGCACTCCCTGCCGGAGAATTTCAGTTGATGTCTGCAGGAAGAGGCATTTATCACAGTGAATTTAATGTGTCACAAGACTCACCACTTCAATTTTTGCAGATCTGGATAGAGCCTAATGAATTAGGCGGTGAGGCCAGCTATCAACAGAAATCGTTTACCCAAACAGGGCCAATAACTGCGATAGTCACCCCTTCAGGTGAAGCGGGCACCTTAAAGGTTAAGCAAGATGCCTACCTCTATCGATTGTCATTGGCAGCACAGCAACAAGTCAGCTACGACATTAAACCGCTGCGTAAGGTGTATATTCACCTTATTCAAGGTCAACTGACGATTGGAGGTGCCAAGCTTACGGCGGGTGATGGCGCAGCAATCACACACTTGAGTCAGCTAGAGTTACAGGCTCAAGGCGATAAAGAGGCTATTGGCTTGCTATTTGATTTAGCATAG
- a CDS encoding RodZ domain-containing protein — MTKKQIDVLKDEAANQIDSDTPDKETIGSLLKHSREKMGVSIADIAGQLHLRPCIVQDIEADKFEQIASPIYVKGYVKNFARIVQADSKAIQRCLAKQIPKASAPEMQSFSRKTTRQARDGRLMFVTYLIAFILLGLLVLWWVQKSDTLSAIDFSKPTAEEIADSSVADAREDMSNAQPVDQMSGDNSTHLISAEPRMANISSSNDFIDNRLDSSDAIAIDEAAGTLVSEVVIDKAMLDEAVNVNQNSSSHSTLLLTLSGDCWINVTDASGKVLINDLKKTGSRLNVSGEAPFKLTLGAPQVVNIELNGQAVSLSDYSSGRVARLTLPSAS, encoded by the coding sequence ATGACAAAAAAACAAATCGATGTGCTCAAGGATGAAGCAGCTAATCAAATAGATTCAGACACACCCGATAAAGAGACGATTGGGTCACTGTTAAAACATTCCCGTGAAAAAATGGGAGTCAGCATTGCCGATATCGCAGGGCAACTGCACTTACGTCCCTGTATTGTACAGGACATAGAAGCCGATAAGTTTGAACAGATCGCTTCGCCCATCTATGTAAAAGGCTATGTTAAAAATTTCGCTCGTATTGTCCAAGCCGACTCTAAAGCCATTCAACGTTGTTTAGCTAAGCAAATCCCTAAAGCTAGTGCCCCAGAAATGCAAAGCTTTTCACGTAAAACGACCCGTCAGGCCCGTGATGGCAGACTCATGTTTGTCACCTATTTAATCGCTTTTATTTTATTAGGCTTATTAGTGCTTTGGTGGGTGCAAAAGTCAGATACGCTATCAGCGATAGACTTCTCAAAACCCACCGCTGAAGAGATCGCTGATTCATCAGTCGCCGATGCCAGAGAAGATATGTCAAACGCTCAACCTGTTGACCAGATGAGTGGAGATAACTCTACTCATCTGATTTCAGCTGAACCCCGCATGGCGAATATCAGTTCATCCAATGATTTTATCGACAACCGGCTCGATAGCTCAGATGCTATTGCTATCGATGAAGCCGCTGGTACTTTAGTCAGTGAAGTTGTTATTGATAAAGCAATGCTTGATGAAGCCGTAAATGTTAACCAAAACTCATCCAGTCACTCGACCCTGTTGTTAACCTTATCTGGCGATTGCTGGATTAATGTGACGGATGCGTCTGGAAAAGTTTTGATAAACGACCTTAAAAAAACTGGAAGTCGTTTAAATGTGTCGGGAGAAGCGCCATTTAAGCTGACCCTAGGCGCTCCGCAAGTGGTAAATATTGAATTAAATGGCCAAGCTGTGAGTCTTAGTGATTATTCCAGTGGCCGAGTAGCCCGTTTAACTTTACCTTCAGCCAGTTAA
- a CDS encoding CNNM domain-containing protein, with protein MITLIIIVAVAIGVSFLCSVFEAVLLSVTPSYIANLTQSNPEAAKRLGLQKENVESPLVSILTLNTIAHTVGAAVAGAQAAKVFGSDMLGVFSAVLTFLILFFSEIIPKTLGANHWRRLAPGVSIALLWMERLMKPLIWMSMQVTQLLGKGDKGQYIRQEMSAMAKIGQESGELDAQESKILTQMLSVKEVPVRAIMTPRTVMFSLPFSLPQQEFAQRHKSSPFTRIPIYDKDPDDIIGFINRNEILLAERKTPQAQIGELKHNLVIVPETAKILPLFKLLIKRNTKIAMVVNEYGTGEGIVTLEDIIESLLGLEIVDSNDPVTDMQQLARKQWEKRMIDKGIRLSDDGEFESYLETPKSGLKKKTVR; from the coding sequence ATGATCACCCTCATTATAATTGTAGCTGTCGCTATTGGAGTCTCTTTTCTTTGTAGCGTCTTCGAAGCTGTCTTACTTTCAGTAACACCTAGCTACATCGCAAATTTGACGCAATCTAATCCTGAGGCTGCAAAACGTCTTGGACTACAAAAAGAAAACGTTGAATCACCGCTGGTTTCTATTCTAACCCTCAATACAATCGCACATACGGTAGGTGCAGCAGTGGCTGGCGCTCAAGCCGCGAAAGTATTTGGTAGTGATATGCTCGGTGTATTTTCAGCCGTGCTGACCTTTTTGATTTTATTTTTCTCAGAAATCATTCCTAAGACTCTTGGCGCCAACCATTGGCGTAGACTTGCACCAGGGGTTTCTATTGCGCTTTTATGGATGGAGCGCTTGATGAAACCGCTCATTTGGATGTCAATGCAGGTGACTCAATTGCTCGGCAAAGGTGATAAAGGTCAGTATATTCGTCAAGAAATGAGTGCAATGGCTAAAATAGGTCAAGAATCTGGTGAACTTGATGCACAAGAGTCGAAAATTTTGACGCAAATGCTGTCTGTAAAAGAGGTGCCCGTCAGAGCCATAATGACCCCCAGAACTGTAATGTTTAGTTTGCCATTTTCTCTGCCTCAACAAGAGTTTGCACAGCGGCATAAAAGCTCGCCATTTACCCGTATCCCGATATACGACAAAGATCCCGACGATATTATTGGTTTTATCAACCGCAATGAGATCTTATTGGCCGAGCGTAAAACCCCACAAGCACAAATAGGTGAACTGAAACATAACTTAGTCATTGTGCCTGAAACGGCTAAAATTCTGCCTCTATTCAAATTATTAATTAAGCGCAATACCAAGATCGCTATGGTCGTTAACGAATACGGCACCGGTGAAGGTATAGTGACCTTAGAAGATATTATTGAGTCTTTGTTAGGACTTGAAATTGTCGACAGTAATGACCCGGTCACAGACATGCAGCAGCTTGCCCGTAAGCAATGGGAGAAGCGCATGATAGATAAAGGTATTCGTTTATCTGATGACGGTGAATTTGAATCTTACCTTGAAACACCAAAGAGTGGTTTAAAGAAGAAAACAGTAAGGTAG
- the pilW gene encoding type IV pilus biogenesis/stability protein PilW, whose protein sequence is MMHGLLRITPLIILSASMLTGCVSQELYSGTDIPVAERAFDNVAAAKQRAQLGLTYLQKGNSEQAKFNLNKAVGFAPDIEAVNVSMAYYYQTVGELESAENYYRKAINSSDATGDGMNNFGVFLCKQKKFPESEAVFLRAIKMPAYTRAAASYENLGICSRKAGQLEKAQKYFGMALQYDPRRQVSLIELTEIDVETGDYLKARTQLVRYHRVVVESAESLTLGITIEQGLNDLDAARRFGILLLAKFPASVQAKQYRASMH, encoded by the coding sequence ATGATGCACGGATTGCTAAGAATTACCCCGCTAATCATCTTGTCTGCAAGTATGTTGACAGGGTGTGTTAGTCAGGAATTATATAGTGGTACGGATATACCCGTTGCAGAGCGTGCTTTTGATAATGTTGCAGCCGCGAAGCAAAGGGCGCAACTCGGACTGACATATTTGCAAAAAGGCAACAGTGAGCAGGCCAAGTTCAACCTGAATAAAGCGGTGGGTTTTGCCCCAGATATTGAAGCTGTGAATGTATCTATGGCTTATTATTATCAGACTGTCGGTGAGCTGGAGAGTGCTGAAAATTATTATCGCAAGGCGATTAATAGCAGTGATGCGACTGGCGATGGCATGAACAACTTTGGTGTGTTTCTTTGTAAACAGAAAAAATTTCCAGAGTCAGAAGCCGTTTTCCTCAGGGCAATCAAAATGCCTGCATATACTCGTGCAGCTGCCAGTTATGAAAACCTGGGGATCTGCAGCCGTAAGGCGGGTCAGTTAGAAAAAGCGCAGAAATACTTCGGTATGGCATTGCAATATGACCCAAGAAGGCAAGTGTCTTTAATAGAATTAACAGAGATCGACGTTGAAACTGGTGACTATCTTAAAGCACGTACTCAATTAGTTCGTTATCATCGAGTCGTCGTAGAGTCAGCCGAAAGTTTGACGTTGGGAATAACCATTGAGCAAGGCCTTAATGACCTTGATGCAGCAAGACGATTTGGTATTTTACTCTTAGCTAAGTTTCCTGCATCGGTTCAAGCCAAGCAATATCGAGCCAGTATGCACTGA
- a CDS encoding LysR family transcriptional regulator, with amino-acid sequence MSSPLSLDALRVLDAIDTKGSFASAAESLYKVPSALTYTMSRLEDELDVKLFDRGGQRAVLTQAGLLVLEQGREILKATLRLEEAVKQLSTGWESSLVLAKDTVISEDVLLNIIGEFTELGQQVSLSILDESLGGGWDALHSARADIALGVTKDLPKGEYHLKRIGEIEFVFVISSTHPLANSSTDNTIISSETLLKYPSIVVADTSVTLAQRSSGIFDSRQVIRVRSMQSKIKAQSLGLGVGFIPKHLITSELESGALLIRQTQVARPNQTIYMAWKKDAEGNALNWFIDRLSQADWGLDSN; translated from the coding sequence ATGTCTTCTCCATTAAGCCTAGATGCATTAAGAGTCCTTGATGCGATTGATACAAAAGGTAGCTTCGCCTCAGCTGCCGAGTCTCTTTACAAGGTGCCATCGGCGTTAACTTATACAATGAGCCGCTTGGAAGACGAACTTGACGTCAAACTTTTTGATCGCGGTGGACAAAGAGCCGTGTTAACCCAAGCGGGTTTACTCGTTTTAGAGCAGGGTAGGGAGATCCTTAAAGCAACACTAAGGTTAGAGGAAGCGGTAAAACAGCTATCAACGGGCTGGGAGTCTAGCTTAGTGTTAGCCAAAGACACTGTGATTTCCGAAGATGTGTTGTTGAATATCATTGGTGAATTTACTGAGCTGGGTCAGCAAGTTTCTTTATCCATTCTAGATGAATCACTTGGTGGAGGCTGGGACGCTTTACATAGTGCGAGGGCGGATATTGCCCTTGGTGTGACCAAAGATCTGCCAAAAGGGGAGTATCATCTTAAGAGAATTGGTGAGATAGAGTTTGTTTTCGTTATCAGTTCAACTCATCCATTGGCTAACTCATCAACAGATAACACGATTATCAGCAGTGAAACCTTATTGAAATATCCGTCCATTGTTGTCGCTGATACCTCAGTAACACTGGCTCAACGCTCGTCTGGAATTTTTGATAGTCGACAAGTGATCCGAGTGCGCAGCATGCAGAGCAAAATTAAAGCGCAATCCTTGGGCCTAGGTGTTGGGTTCATTCCAAAACATCTTATTACTTCTGAGTTAGAGAGTGGCGCGTTATTGATCAGGCAAACACAAGTTGCCAGGCCCAATCAGACAATTTATATGGCTTGGAAAAAAGATGCTGAGGGTAATGCTTTAAACTGGTTTATCGATAGGTTGAGTCAAGCCGACTGGGGGCTTGACTCTAATTAA
- a CDS encoding NrfJ, with product MIAKLIKLAAVATLALGISSAWAAGVVHEGEVLDTMNGGGYTYVQIKESDKTFWVAGPQVEIKKGDKVVVQEQMWMNDFTSKTLDRTFDELLFVGRIDKK from the coding sequence ATGATAGCTAAATTAATCAAACTGGCAGCGGTTGCCACTCTCGCATTAGGTATTTCAAGTGCATGGGCTGCTGGTGTTGTTCACGAAGGTGAAGTATTAGATACCATGAATGGCGGTGGTTACACCTATGTTCAAATTAAAGAGTCTGACAAGACATTCTGGGTTGCTGGTCCTCAAGTAGAGATCAAAAAAGGCGATAAAGTGGTTGTTCAAGAGCAGATGTGGATGAATGACTTTACCAGTAAAACACTCGATCGTACGTTCGATGAGTTGTTGTTTGTTGGTCGTATCGATAAAAAGTAA
- the ispG gene encoding flavodoxin-dependent (E)-4-hydroxy-3-methylbut-2-enyl-diphosphate synthase: MYNENPIKRRASTRIYVGDVPIGDGAPIAVQSMTNTRTTDVAATVAQIRALENVGADIVRVSVPTMDAAEAFKLIKQQTNIPLIADIHFDYRIALKVAEYGVDCLRINPGNIGNEERIRSVVECARDHNIPIRIGINGGSLEKDLMDKYKEPTPAALLESAMRHVDILDRLNFDQFKVSVKASDVFLAVEAYRLLAKQIVQPLHLGITEAGGARAGSVKSAVGLGMLLAEGIGDTLRISLAADPVEEIKVGFDILKSLRIRSRGINFIACPSCSRQEFDVISTVNELEQRLEDIVTPMDVSIIGCVVNGPGEALVSDIGLTGGNRKSGYFDGGVRQKERFDNDNIVDSLEAKIRAKASMINDRIPAKDLSK, translated from the coding sequence ATGTACAACGAGAATCCGATTAAAAGACGTGCTTCGACCCGTATCTATGTTGGCGATGTCCCTATTGGTGATGGTGCCCCCATAGCGGTTCAGTCGATGACTAATACTCGTACAACAGATGTTGCTGCAACTGTTGCTCAGATCCGTGCGCTGGAAAATGTGGGTGCAGACATCGTTCGTGTCTCTGTCCCGACAATGGATGCCGCCGAAGCGTTCAAGCTGATTAAGCAACAAACCAATATTCCTTTGATTGCTGATATACATTTTGATTACCGTATCGCGCTTAAAGTGGCTGAATACGGTGTGGATTGTCTGCGTATCAATCCAGGTAACATAGGTAACGAAGAGCGGATAAGAAGTGTTGTTGAATGTGCTCGTGATCACAATATTCCAATTCGTATTGGCATCAATGGCGGCTCACTTGAAAAAGATTTAATGGATAAGTACAAGGAGCCTACTCCTGCTGCGCTACTTGAGTCTGCTATGCGTCATGTCGATATCTTGGACCGACTCAATTTCGATCAGTTTAAGGTCAGTGTGAAAGCCTCTGATGTTTTTCTTGCGGTAGAAGCTTATCGCCTATTGGCTAAACAGATTGTCCAGCCACTCCATCTCGGCATTACCGAGGCCGGCGGTGCAAGAGCGGGTTCGGTGAAATCTGCTGTTGGTCTGGGCATGCTATTGGCCGAAGGAATCGGCGACACACTGCGTATCTCTTTAGCGGCAGATCCCGTTGAAGAAATTAAAGTTGGATTCGATATCTTAAAGTCATTGCGCATTCGTTCTCGTGGCATCAACTTTATCGCGTGTCCATCATGCTCTCGACAAGAGTTTGATGTGATCTCCACCGTTAATGAGTTAGAGCAACGCTTAGAAGATATCGTCACGCCAATGGATGTGTCTATTATTGGCTGTGTGGTCAACGGACCGGGTGAAGCGCTAGTATCAGATATAGGCTTAACCGGAGGCAATCGTAAGAGCGGTTACTTCGATGGTGGCGTGAGGCAGAAGGAACGTTTCGACAATGATAATATTGTTGATTCACTGGAAGCTAAGATCAGAGCGAAAGCCTCTATGATTAACGACAGGATCCCGGCCAAAGATCTTAGCAAATAA
- a CDS encoding AAA family ATPase: MIILVGGEKGGSGKSCLAQNIAVFLTAECGASIIMVDCDPQRTTSDWIQARNNNPELPSINCVQLYGKIRNDLLSLEQHYDYVIVDCGGQDNLALRATMSVASHVLMPLRPKRRDLKTVSHMDDIVATCMMINPKMRASFVITQCPSLPNQSNRIFEAKDVCRTYDINVLDAITYSRNIYDDSEESGLSVIELEPKGKAAAEMRGIACEMLQAKNATEIRNRIATAQMKKMRGDYESGRSQEKLYAV, encoded by the coding sequence ATGATCATACTAGTAGGGGGCGAGAAAGGCGGAAGTGGTAAAAGCTGTCTGGCTCAAAATATCGCAGTATTTTTAACGGCCGAGTGTGGCGCGTCTATCATCATGGTTGACTGCGATCCACAACGCACCACATCAGATTGGATCCAAGCAAGAAATAATAATCCAGAGCTACCCAGTATTAACTGCGTTCAACTCTATGGCAAAATTCGCAACGACTTACTCAGCTTAGAGCAACACTATGATTATGTAATTGTTGACTGTGGTGGACAAGATAACTTAGCTCTACGCGCCACCATGTCGGTTGCATCTCATGTTCTTATGCCTCTGCGTCCTAAACGTCGCGATCTCAAAACCGTCAGCCATATGGATGACATAGTGGCAACCTGTATGATGATCAATCCAAAGATGCGCGCCTCGTTCGTGATCACCCAGTGCCCGAGTCTACCCAATCAATCAAACCGTATTTTCGAAGCCAAAGATGTATGTCGTACATACGACATCAATGTACTCGATGCCATTACTTATAGTCGTAATATTTATGATGACAGCGAAGAGTCTGGCTTATCTGTCATTGAGCTAGAACCTAAAGGCAAAGCAGCAGCTGAGATGCGTGGGATAGCCTGCGAAATGTTGCAAGCAAAGAATGCAACAGAGATTAGAAATCGCATTGCGACGGCACAAATGAAAAAAATGAGGGGGGATTATGAGTCTGGCCGATCTCAAGAAAAGCTCTACGCCGTCTAG